DNA sequence from the Candidatus Eisenbacteria bacterium genome:
AGGCCGCCTACGGTCCAGATCACAACCGGCCCGGAGAGTGCCATCGCCAAGCCTCCGGCGAGACCGGGAAGCGCCTTTTGAATCGTAGGGCCCCGGTGCACCCAAAGAAGAGCCGCAATCGCCGCCGCAGAGCCGATGAAGCCGAGCGCACGCGCAGCCACCACCAAGTCGATCCGTAACTTTCCGAGGAGCGCGCACCCAAGCACCCAGAGCAGGTTCGAGTATCCCTCCACCACTTCCCCGTCGCTCCAGGTCAGACCCAGTCCTCGCAGCAGCCTATCCGAGTACCGGAGCGAGATGAAAGCGTCGTCGGCCATGAAGTGGCGGTAATACCAAGCGTGGGCCACCAGGATCGCCATCGCGCACGCGAAGGCAGCCAGCGAGAATCGCAGAGCTCGTGCCCTTCGCGTGGCCCCGGGACGTTGAAACCGCGGTTCTGAGTCCATTCCATCAGGAAAGCAGCCGGGCGGTCAGCGTGATCGCGCTGCCTGCGAATGCCTTCGAGACTGGGCAGCCGGCCTTGGCCGTTTCCGCATGAGTCCGAAACGCGGCCTCGTCGATCCCCGGAACGGACGCCTCGGTCGCGAGCTCGATCTTGGTGATCGCGAAGCCCGCTCCCTCGCGCTCGAGGTGCACGGTCGCGGTCGTGTGGATGCGACCCGGCGGATGCCCGGAGGCGGTGAGCCCCGCGGCCAGCGCCATGGAGAAGCAGCCGGCGTGAGCAGCGCCCAACAGCTCCTCGGGATTCGTCCCCTTGCCATCCTCGAAGCGGTCGCGGTACGAGTACGGGCCCTCGAAAGCCCCGCTCCCGAGCTTCAGGCGACCCGCTCCTTCTCTGAGATTGCCCCGCCACTCAGCTTCCGCGCGGCGTGCCGGCATAGGCTTGCTCCTTTCTCTGGGGTCAACTCCTCCGGAAATCGCTGGTAGGCAGCATCACATTCGACGCGCGCCGGAGGAGTCGTCTCGACCGATCCAGATCCAGGCGCACGCGGCGGCGATGAGCGCGAGCGCCGCGGAAGCGCGCGCGATGGCGCGGAACCCCGCGACGAAAGCCAGGTCGATGGCTTGCCGAACCGACGAGGCCTGCACGGCCTGAAGCGCGTGAGGCGGCTCGGCGGCGGCGAGCCTGGCGCGCTCGGCGAGGATCTCCTCGCGAGCGGAGGGGCTCAGGGGAAGCACCTGGACCCGACGCTCCAAGTCTTGTCCAAATGTGCCCGCGAGCACGATCCCGAAAAGCGCGATCGCCAGGAGGCCGGCCGCTCGCGAAACGGCGTTGTTGACGCCGGACGCGATGCCAGCGCTCTCCTCCCCCGCCGCGTTCATCACCGCTGTCGTGAGGGGCGCAATGCTTGCGGCCATCCCGAGGCCGACCACGAGAACGCCAGGGAAAAAGGTCCCCCAGTAGCTCCCCCCGATTCCGGGTAGGGCCAGAAGCAAGAATCCAACCGCGGTGACGACGGGCCCCACGAGAAGCGGCAGCCGCGGTCCGAAGCGCGCCACGAGCCCCCCGGACCAGCGCGAGAGTAGAAACAGGACCGCGATGAAGGGGAGCATCGCGGCTCCGGCCTCGAGAGGCGAATAGCCCTGGACTTGAATCAGATCGAGCGGAAGAAAGAAAAAGACGCACGCGAGCGCTCCGTAGAGAAAGAGGGTGAGCGCGTTGGCCCCGGTGAAGGTCGGCGAGCGGAAGAGCGCAAGCGGCAGCATGGGAGATGTCGAGCGCGCCTCCACCGCGACGAACGCGGCGAGGGCGGCTCCACCCACGGCGAGCCCCGCGACCACGGCCGGGTCGGCCCAGCCCCGGCGGGATGACTCGATCAACCCGAAGACGAGGCCCCCGAGGCCCGCGGTCGCAAGCGAGGCCCCCAGAAGATCAAGCCCCCGCGCCTTGGGATTTCGGCTTTCGGGCACGCGCGGGAGGAGAAGCAACACGATGGCCGCAAGGGGCACATTAAGGAAGAATGCCCAGCGCCACGAGTGGCTGACGAGCCACCCTCCAAGCACGGGGCCTATTGCGGTCGTGATCCCGCTGAAGCCGGACCACGTCCCTATGGCCCGGCCTCTCCGGATTGGATCGAACGAGGCTGAGATGAGCGCGAGACTCCCCGGCACGAGGAGCGCGCCCCCCACGCCTTGCACGGCGCGCGCGACCACGAGCCACTGCACCGATGGAGCGATGCCGCACGCGATCGACGCCAAGGTGAAGAGGGCGATCCCGATCGCGTAGACGCGGCGTCGCCCGAAACGGTCGCCGAGCGAGCCGCCGACGAGGAGCAGCGCGGACAAGAAGAGGGCGTAAGCCTCGACCACCCACTGAAGATCCGCGCCCACGGCTCCGAATTCGGCCGCGATCGCCGGCAATGCCACCGAGACGACGGTGCCGTCGATGAAGGCAAGGCTCGAGCCGAGAATCGTCGCGGCAAGCACCCACGGGCCCGCCGAGGGCTCAGACACTGCGGCCGGTGGCCCCGAACGGATGGCGGCCTCGTCGCAGGGGAGTCGCACCG
Encoded proteins:
- a CDS encoding MFS transporter is translated as MSHAVRLPCDEAAIRSGPPAAVSEPSAGPWVLAATILGSSLAFIDGTVVSVALPAIAAEFGAVGADLQWVVEAYALFLSALLLVGGSLGDRFGRRRVYAIGIALFTLASIACGIAPSVQWLVVARAVQGVGGALLVPGSLALISASFDPIRRGRAIGTWSGFSGITTAIGPVLGGWLVSHSWRWAFFLNVPLAAIVLLLLPRVPESRNPKARGLDLLGASLATAGLGGLVFGLIESSRRGWADPAVVAGLAVGGAALAAFVAVEARSTSPMLPLALFRSPTFTGANALTLFLYGALACVFFFLPLDLIQVQGYSPLEAGAAMLPFIAVLFLLSRWSGGLVARFGPRLPLLVGPVVTAVGFLLLALPGIGGSYWGTFFPGVLVVGLGMAASIAPLTTAVMNAAGEESAGIASGVNNAVSRAAGLLAIALFGIVLAGTFGQDLERRVQVLPLSPSAREEILAERARLAAAEPPHALQAVQASSVRQAIDLAFVAGFRAIARASAALALIAAACAWIWIGRDDSSGARRM
- a CDS encoding OsmC family protein, whose translation is MPARRAEAEWRGNLREGAGRLKLGSGAFEGPYSYRDRFEDGKGTNPEELLGAAHAGCFSMALAAGLTASGHPPGRIHTTATVHLEREGAGFAITKIELATEASVPGIDEAAFRTHAETAKAGCPVSKAFAGSAITLTARLLS